One segment of Phragmites australis chromosome 13, lpPhrAust1.1, whole genome shotgun sequence DNA contains the following:
- the LOC133889329 gene encoding putative ABC transporter C family member 15 isoform X2, which yields MERRTLYLPALARTSKRMQEMFLHRGLLGDSSDSTILLYLQKWPELYSPCFWMSTSALIQLIFIMSILAQFLFKKIRWWRQRLKTATPESSKHSHQEQKNADIKLGISYQACKACCLLILATHVLMASFSRLHERLSDCKYPPFILNEGLQVLSWLILSLAVFSFQKTKSEQLPLIIRSWWIFSFLQSITSVVFDLRSILSAHEYIGYEEWIDLFTLVVCTYLFAISASGKTGITFTDCSITEPLLGPSVGQQAEAKRSCPYGRASLLELVTFSWMNPVFAIGYKKPLEKNNVPDVDGKDSAEILSDSFKRIIDDVERNHGLSTSSIYRAMFLFIRRKAIINAGFAVLSASASYVGPSLISDLVKFLRGERQYGLKRGYILAVAFLSAKVVETIAQRQWIFGARQLGMRLRAALISHIYQKGLRLSCSSRQKHTSGEIINYMSVDIQRITDVIWYTNYIWMLPIQLSLAVFVLHQNLGVGAWAGLAATLAIMACNIPLTRMQKRLQAKIMTAKDNRMKATTEVLRSMKILKLQAWDMQYLQKLEALRSEEYNWLWRSVRLSALTTFIFWGSPPFISSITFGSCILMGIPLTAGTVLSALATFRMLQDPIFTLPDLLSVFAQGKVSADRVAKYLQEEELKCDAVTEVPRNVTDYDVEIDHGIFSWDLETTCPTLTDVELKVKRGMKVAICGMVGSGKSSLLSCILGEMPKLYGTVRVSGSKAYVPQTAWILSGNIRDNILFGNPYDKDKYEKSIQACALTKDLEMFSNGDLTEIGERGINMSGGQKQRIQLARSVYEDADIYLFDDPFSAVDAHTGSQLFKDCVMGILKDKTVLYVTHQVEFLPVADLILVMQDGKIMQKGKFDELLQQNIGFEAIVGAHSQALESVINAESSSRIPSDNRKSADSEDEVDTENETDDQLQGITKQESAHDVSQDISQKGRLTQDEEREKGGIGKKVYWAYLRAVHGGALVPVTIAAQSFFQIFQVASNYWMAWASPPTSATTPTVRLGLLFSVYIALSMGSALCVFARSMLVSLIGLLTSQKFFKNMLHCILHAPMSFFDSTPTGRILNRASNDQSVLDLEIANKLGWCVFSIIQILGTIGVMSQVAWPVFAIFVPVAVVCFLCQRYYIPTARELARLSQIQRAPILHHFAESLAGASSIRAFGQKDRFRKANLGLCDNHSRPWFHNISSMEWLSFRLNMLSNFVFAFSLTLLVSLPEGFINPSIAGLAVTYALNLNSQLASIIWNICNTENKMISVERIMQYSRIPSEAPLVVDYYRPPITWPEAGTINIRSLEVRYAEHLPSILRNISCTIPGRKKILGKCQLGDIVRQSPKKLDSAVVENGENWSVGQRQLFCLGRVLLKRSNVLVLDEATASVDSTTDAIIQETIREEFGNCTVLTIAHRIHTVIDSDLILVFSEGRIIEYDTPSKLLENESSEFSRLIKEYSRRSHGFNSIANS from the exons ATGGAGAGAAGGACCCTGTACTTGCCTGCTCTCGCCAGGACGTCCAAGAGGATGCAAGAGATGTTTCTCCACAGGGGCTTGCTCGGTGATTCGTCAG ATTCCACTATATTGCTGTATTTGCAAAAATGGCCAGAGTTATATTCACCTTGCTTCTGGATGAGCACTTCTGCATTGATACAACTGATATTCATCATGAGTATATTGGCCCAGTTTCTTTTCAAGAAAATCAGATGGTGGAGGCAGAGATTGAAGACTGCAACTCCTGAAAGCAGTAAGCATTCACATCAAGAACAAAAGAATGCAGACATAAAGCTGGGTATCTCATATCAAGCATGCAAAGCTTGTTGCCTGCTAATATTAGCCACTCATGTTCTGATGGCATCATTTTCGCGGTTACATGAAAGATTAAGTGATTGCAAGTATCCACCTTTTATTCTAAATGAAGGTTTGCAGGTGTTATCTTGGCTAATATTGTCACTAGCAGTATTCAGTTTTCAGAAAACAAAATCTGAACAACTACCATTGATAATTCGGTCATGGTGGATATTTAGCTTTCTGCAATCAATTACCAGTGTGGTGTTTGATCTCAGGTCCATTTTATCGGCTCATGAATATATAGGATATGAAGAATGGATCGATCTGTTCACGCTTGTTGTTTGCACTTATCTATTTGCAATTTCAGCCAGCGGAAAAACAGGAATCACCTTCACAGACTGCAGCATAACGGAGCCACTATTGGGTCCATCTGTAGGACAGCAGGCAGAAGCCAAAAGGTCATGTCCATATGGAAGAGCAAGTCTACTAGAACTAGTCACATTCTCGTGGATGAACCCTGTCTTTGCTATTGGATACAAGAAACCTCTAGAGAAGAATAATGTGCCAGATGTTGATGGCAAAGACTCAGCCGAGATCCTCTCTGATTCATTTAAAAGGATCATAGATGATGTTGAACGCAATCATGGTTTAAGTACTTCATCCATCTATAGAGCAATGTTCTTATTTATTAGACGGAAAGCAATTATCAACGCAGGATTTGCAGTGTTAAGTGCCAGCGCATCCTATGTTGGACCATCACTGATCAGTGACTTGGTAAAGTTCCTCAGGGGAGAGAGGCAATATGGACTCAAAAGAGGTTATATTCTTGCTGTTGCTTTTCTAAGTGCCAAAGTCGTGGAAACCATAGCGCAGAGGCAGTGGATTTTTGGAGCTCGACAGCTCGGGATGCGGCTGCGAGCTGCTTTGATATCCCATATCTATCAAAAGGGGCTCCGCTTATCCTGCAGTTCGAGGCAGAAGCATACTAGTGGAGAGATCATAAACTACATGAGTGTAGATATACAAAGGATAACTGATGTTATATGGTACACAAACTACATCTGGATGCTACCCATTCAGCTTTCTCTAGCTGTCTTTGTTCTCCATCAAAACTTAGGGGTTGGGGCCTGGGCTGGTTTAGCAGCAACACTGGCAATAATGGCTTGCAATATTCCACTAACCAGAATGCAAAAAAGGTTGCAAGCCAAGATCATGACTGCCAAAGACAATAGAATGAAGGCAACGACGGAAGTTCTTAGAAGCATGAAAATACTGAAACTTCAAGCGTGGGATATGCAGTACCTTCAAAAGCTAGAAGCTTTACGAAGCGAGGAGTACAATTGGTTATGGAGATCTGTGAGGTTGTCAGCTCTAACAACATTCATATTTTGGGGGTCGCCTCCTTTCATATCCTCCATAACATTCGGCTCATGTATATTGATGGGGATTCCTCTGACGGCTGGTACTGTTTTGTCAGCTCTTGCAACATTCCGTATGCTACAAGATCCAATATTCACACTTCCTGACTTGCTTTCAGTGTTTGCTCAGGGAAAAGTTTCAGCTGATAGAGTGGCAAAATACCTCCAGGAAGAAGAATTGAAATGTGATGCAGTTACAGAAGTACCGAGAAACGTCACAGACTATGATGTGGAGATTGATCATGGAATCTTCAGCTGGGATCTTGAGACGACTTGTCCAACTCTAACAGATGTGGAGTTAAAAGTAAAGAGAGGGATGAAAGTGGCTATCTGTGGAATGGTCGGCTCTGGAAAATCCAGTCTATTATCATGCATACTTGGGGAGATGCCAAAGCTATATGGAACTGTCAGAGTCAGTGGGAGCAAAGCATATGTTCCTCAAACTGCCTGGATCCTGTCTGGGAACATCAGGGACAACATTCTGTTCGGAAACCCATATGATAAGGATAAGTATGAAAAGAGCATACAAGCTTGCGCACTGACTAAAGATCTTGAGATGTTTTCAAATGGAGATTTGACTGAGATTGGTGAAAGAGGAATTAACATGAGTGGTGGACAGAAACAGCGAATTCAGCTTGCAAGGTCGGTGTACGAGGATGCAGATATTTATCTCTTTGATGATCCTTTTAGTGCAGTAGATGCTCACACTGGGAGCCAGCTTTTCAAG GATTGTGTAATGGGAATTCTTAAAGACAAAACAGTACTGTACGTGACCCATCAAGTCGAATTCCTTCCAGTCGCAGACCTTATACTG GTGATGCAAGATGGAAAGATTATGCAGAAAGGGAAATTTGATGAACTCCTTCAACAGAACATAGGATTTGAAGCTATAGTAGGAGCCCATAGCCAGGCTCTTGAATCTGTCATAAATGCTGAGAGTTCCAGCAGAATACCATCAGACAACCGAAAATCAGCAGACAGTGAGGATGAGGTCGATACAGAAAATGAAACAGATGATCAGCTTCAGGGAATAACAAAGCAAGAGTCTGCACATGATGTCTCACAAGACATCAGTCAGAAGGGGAGGTTAACACAAGATGAAGAGCGAGAAAAGGGAGGCATTGGCAAGAAGGTTTACTGGGCATACCTGAGGGCAGTTCATGGTGGAGCCTTAGTGCCAGTAACAATCGCTGCACAGTCattcttccaaatattccagGTTGCAAGCAACTATTGGATGGCATGGGCATCTCCTCCAACATCTGCAACCACCCCAACAGTTAGATTAGGCCTCCTCTTCTCTGTATATATAGCACTATCTATGGGAAGTGCACTGTGCGTCTTCGCTCGATCCATGCTTGTGTCACTGATTGGTCTACTGACATCACAAAAGTTCTTCAAGAACATGCTCCACTGCATCCTGCATGCCCCAATGTCCTTCTTTGACTCCACACCTACTGGCAGAATTTTGAACCGG GCCTCCAATGACCAAAGTGTTCTAGATCTTGAAATAGCAAACAAGCTTGGTTGGTGTGTGTTTTCAATCATACAAATTCTGGGGACCATTGGTGTTATGTCACAGGTTGCATGGCCAGTTTTTGCTATCTTTGTTCCAGTGGCGGTCGTCTGTTTCCTGTGTCAG CGGTACTACATACCAACGGCAAGAGAGTTGGCCCGCTTATCGCAAATTCAAAGGGCTCCAATCCTACACCATTTTGCAGAATCACTAGCAGGAGCATCAAGTATTAGAGCATTTGGGCAGAAAGATCGTttcagaaaagcaaaccttGGTCTTTGTGACAACCACTCCAGACCATGGTTCCACAACATCTCTTCAATGGAGTGGCTTTCTTTCAGGCTAAACATGCTGTCCAACTTTGtctttgccttttctttgactctgCTAGTGAGCCTTCCTGAAGGTTTCATAAACCCAA GCATTGCTGGACTTGCGGTGACTTATGCATTGAACCTCAACTCGCAGCTGGCATCCATAATTTGGAACATTTGCAACACAGAAAACAAAATGATATCGGTTGAAAGAATAATGCAGTACTCAAGGATCCCTAGCGAGGCTCCTCTAGTAGTTGACTACTACCGCCCACCAATCACCTGGCCAGAAGCTGGAACTATCAATATAAGATCCTTGGAG GTTAGATATGCAGAGCATCTGCCATCCATTTTGAGAAACATATCATGCACAATTCCAGGAAGGAAGAAG ATCTTGGGCAAATGCCAGCTTGGTGATATAGTTCGGCAAAGCCCAAAGAAGCTGGACTCAGCAG TTGTCGAGAATGGGGAAAATTGGAGTGTCGGACAGAGGCAACTCTTTTGCCTTGGTCGGGTTCTGCTAAAGCGAAGCAATGTCCTCGTGCTCGATGAGGCAACTGCTTCAGTTGATTCCACTACTGATGCAATTATCCAAGAAACTATTCGCGAGGAGTTCGGGAATTGCACAGTCTTGACGATAGCACACAGAATTCACACAGTAATTGACAGTGATCTCATTCTTGTCTTCAGTGAAG GAAGAATTATAGAATACGACACACCATCAAAATTACTGGAGAACGAGAGCTCTGAATTCTCCAGACTCATAAAGGAGTACTCGCGGCGATCCCACGGCTTCAATAGTATAGCAAACAGTTGA
- the LOC133889329 gene encoding putative ABC transporter C family member 15 isoform X1 codes for MERRTLYLPALARTSKRMQEMFLHRGLLGDSSDSTILLYLQKWPELYSPCFWMSTSALIQLIFIMSILAQFLFKKIRWWRQRLKTATPESSKHSHQEQKNADIKLGISYQACKACCLLILATHVLMASFSRLHERLSDCKYPPFILNEGLQVLSWLILSLAVFSFQKTKSEQLPLIIRSWWIFSFLQSITSVVFDLRSILSAHEYIGYEEWIDLFTLVVCTYLFAISASGKTGITFTDCSITEPLLGPSVGQQAEAKRSCPYGRASLLELVTFSWMNPVFAIGYKKPLEKNNVPDVDGKDSAEILSDSFKRIIDDVERNHGLSTSSIYRAMFLFIRRKAIINAGFAVLSASASYVGPSLISDLVKFLRGERQYGLKRGYILAVAFLSAKVVETIAQRQWIFGARQLGMRLRAALISHIYQKGLRLSCSSRQKHTSGEIINYMSVDIQRITDVIWYTNYIWMLPIQLSLAVFVLHQNLGVGAWAGLAATLAIMACNIPLTRMQKRLQAKIMTAKDNRMKATTEVLRSMKILKLQAWDMQYLQKLEALRSEEYNWLWRSVRLSALTTFIFWGSPPFISSITFGSCILMGIPLTAGTVLSALATFRMLQDPIFTLPDLLSVFAQGKVSADRVAKYLQEEELKCDAVTEVPRNVTDYDVEIDHGIFSWDLETTCPTLTDVELKVKRGMKVAICGMVGSGKSSLLSCILGEMPKLYGTVRVSGSKAYVPQTAWILSGNIRDNILFGNPYDKDKYEKSIQACALTKDLEMFSNGDLTEIGERGINMSGGQKQRIQLARSVYEDADIYLFDDPFSAVDAHTGSQLFKDCVMGILKDKTVLYVTHQVEFLPVADLILVMQDGKIMQKGKFDELLQQNIGFEAIVGAHSQALESVINAESSSRIPSDNRKSADSEDEVDTENETDDQLQGITKQESAHDVSQDISQKGRLTQDEEREKGGIGKKVYWAYLRAVHGGALVPVTIAAQSFFQIFQVASNYWMAWASPPTSATTPTVRLGLLFSVYIALSMGSALCVFARSMLVSLIGLLTSQKFFKNMLHCILHAPMSFFDSTPTGRILNRASNDQSVLDLEIANKLGWCVFSIIQILGTIGVMSQVAWPVFAIFVPVAVVCFLCQRYYIPTARELARLSQIQRAPILHHFAESLAGASSIRAFGQKDRFRKANLGLCDNHSRPWFHNISSMEWLSFRLNMLSNFVFAFSLTLLVSLPEGFINPSIAGLAVTYALNLNSQLASIIWNICNTENKMISVERIMQYSRIPSEAPLVVDYYRPPITWPEAGTINIRSLEVRYAEHLPSILRNISCTIPGRKKVGIVGRTGSGKSTFIQALFRIVEPREGTIEIDNVDICKIGLHDLRGRISIIPQDPTMFEGTVRGNLDPLNEYSDQRVWKILGKCQLGDIVRQSPKKLDSAVVENGENWSVGQRQLFCLGRVLLKRSNVLVLDEATASVDSTTDAIIQETIREEFGNCTVLTIAHRIHTVIDSDLILVFSEGRIIEYDTPSKLLENESSEFSRLIKEYSRRSHGFNSIANS; via the exons ATGGAGAGAAGGACCCTGTACTTGCCTGCTCTCGCCAGGACGTCCAAGAGGATGCAAGAGATGTTTCTCCACAGGGGCTTGCTCGGTGATTCGTCAG ATTCCACTATATTGCTGTATTTGCAAAAATGGCCAGAGTTATATTCACCTTGCTTCTGGATGAGCACTTCTGCATTGATACAACTGATATTCATCATGAGTATATTGGCCCAGTTTCTTTTCAAGAAAATCAGATGGTGGAGGCAGAGATTGAAGACTGCAACTCCTGAAAGCAGTAAGCATTCACATCAAGAACAAAAGAATGCAGACATAAAGCTGGGTATCTCATATCAAGCATGCAAAGCTTGTTGCCTGCTAATATTAGCCACTCATGTTCTGATGGCATCATTTTCGCGGTTACATGAAAGATTAAGTGATTGCAAGTATCCACCTTTTATTCTAAATGAAGGTTTGCAGGTGTTATCTTGGCTAATATTGTCACTAGCAGTATTCAGTTTTCAGAAAACAAAATCTGAACAACTACCATTGATAATTCGGTCATGGTGGATATTTAGCTTTCTGCAATCAATTACCAGTGTGGTGTTTGATCTCAGGTCCATTTTATCGGCTCATGAATATATAGGATATGAAGAATGGATCGATCTGTTCACGCTTGTTGTTTGCACTTATCTATTTGCAATTTCAGCCAGCGGAAAAACAGGAATCACCTTCACAGACTGCAGCATAACGGAGCCACTATTGGGTCCATCTGTAGGACAGCAGGCAGAAGCCAAAAGGTCATGTCCATATGGAAGAGCAAGTCTACTAGAACTAGTCACATTCTCGTGGATGAACCCTGTCTTTGCTATTGGATACAAGAAACCTCTAGAGAAGAATAATGTGCCAGATGTTGATGGCAAAGACTCAGCCGAGATCCTCTCTGATTCATTTAAAAGGATCATAGATGATGTTGAACGCAATCATGGTTTAAGTACTTCATCCATCTATAGAGCAATGTTCTTATTTATTAGACGGAAAGCAATTATCAACGCAGGATTTGCAGTGTTAAGTGCCAGCGCATCCTATGTTGGACCATCACTGATCAGTGACTTGGTAAAGTTCCTCAGGGGAGAGAGGCAATATGGACTCAAAAGAGGTTATATTCTTGCTGTTGCTTTTCTAAGTGCCAAAGTCGTGGAAACCATAGCGCAGAGGCAGTGGATTTTTGGAGCTCGACAGCTCGGGATGCGGCTGCGAGCTGCTTTGATATCCCATATCTATCAAAAGGGGCTCCGCTTATCCTGCAGTTCGAGGCAGAAGCATACTAGTGGAGAGATCATAAACTACATGAGTGTAGATATACAAAGGATAACTGATGTTATATGGTACACAAACTACATCTGGATGCTACCCATTCAGCTTTCTCTAGCTGTCTTTGTTCTCCATCAAAACTTAGGGGTTGGGGCCTGGGCTGGTTTAGCAGCAACACTGGCAATAATGGCTTGCAATATTCCACTAACCAGAATGCAAAAAAGGTTGCAAGCCAAGATCATGACTGCCAAAGACAATAGAATGAAGGCAACGACGGAAGTTCTTAGAAGCATGAAAATACTGAAACTTCAAGCGTGGGATATGCAGTACCTTCAAAAGCTAGAAGCTTTACGAAGCGAGGAGTACAATTGGTTATGGAGATCTGTGAGGTTGTCAGCTCTAACAACATTCATATTTTGGGGGTCGCCTCCTTTCATATCCTCCATAACATTCGGCTCATGTATATTGATGGGGATTCCTCTGACGGCTGGTACTGTTTTGTCAGCTCTTGCAACATTCCGTATGCTACAAGATCCAATATTCACACTTCCTGACTTGCTTTCAGTGTTTGCTCAGGGAAAAGTTTCAGCTGATAGAGTGGCAAAATACCTCCAGGAAGAAGAATTGAAATGTGATGCAGTTACAGAAGTACCGAGAAACGTCACAGACTATGATGTGGAGATTGATCATGGAATCTTCAGCTGGGATCTTGAGACGACTTGTCCAACTCTAACAGATGTGGAGTTAAAAGTAAAGAGAGGGATGAAAGTGGCTATCTGTGGAATGGTCGGCTCTGGAAAATCCAGTCTATTATCATGCATACTTGGGGAGATGCCAAAGCTATATGGAACTGTCAGAGTCAGTGGGAGCAAAGCATATGTTCCTCAAACTGCCTGGATCCTGTCTGGGAACATCAGGGACAACATTCTGTTCGGAAACCCATATGATAAGGATAAGTATGAAAAGAGCATACAAGCTTGCGCACTGACTAAAGATCTTGAGATGTTTTCAAATGGAGATTTGACTGAGATTGGTGAAAGAGGAATTAACATGAGTGGTGGACAGAAACAGCGAATTCAGCTTGCAAGGTCGGTGTACGAGGATGCAGATATTTATCTCTTTGATGATCCTTTTAGTGCAGTAGATGCTCACACTGGGAGCCAGCTTTTCAAG GATTGTGTAATGGGAATTCTTAAAGACAAAACAGTACTGTACGTGACCCATCAAGTCGAATTCCTTCCAGTCGCAGACCTTATACTG GTGATGCAAGATGGAAAGATTATGCAGAAAGGGAAATTTGATGAACTCCTTCAACAGAACATAGGATTTGAAGCTATAGTAGGAGCCCATAGCCAGGCTCTTGAATCTGTCATAAATGCTGAGAGTTCCAGCAGAATACCATCAGACAACCGAAAATCAGCAGACAGTGAGGATGAGGTCGATACAGAAAATGAAACAGATGATCAGCTTCAGGGAATAACAAAGCAAGAGTCTGCACATGATGTCTCACAAGACATCAGTCAGAAGGGGAGGTTAACACAAGATGAAGAGCGAGAAAAGGGAGGCATTGGCAAGAAGGTTTACTGGGCATACCTGAGGGCAGTTCATGGTGGAGCCTTAGTGCCAGTAACAATCGCTGCACAGTCattcttccaaatattccagGTTGCAAGCAACTATTGGATGGCATGGGCATCTCCTCCAACATCTGCAACCACCCCAACAGTTAGATTAGGCCTCCTCTTCTCTGTATATATAGCACTATCTATGGGAAGTGCACTGTGCGTCTTCGCTCGATCCATGCTTGTGTCACTGATTGGTCTACTGACATCACAAAAGTTCTTCAAGAACATGCTCCACTGCATCCTGCATGCCCCAATGTCCTTCTTTGACTCCACACCTACTGGCAGAATTTTGAACCGG GCCTCCAATGACCAAAGTGTTCTAGATCTTGAAATAGCAAACAAGCTTGGTTGGTGTGTGTTTTCAATCATACAAATTCTGGGGACCATTGGTGTTATGTCACAGGTTGCATGGCCAGTTTTTGCTATCTTTGTTCCAGTGGCGGTCGTCTGTTTCCTGTGTCAG CGGTACTACATACCAACGGCAAGAGAGTTGGCCCGCTTATCGCAAATTCAAAGGGCTCCAATCCTACACCATTTTGCAGAATCACTAGCAGGAGCATCAAGTATTAGAGCATTTGGGCAGAAAGATCGTttcagaaaagcaaaccttGGTCTTTGTGACAACCACTCCAGACCATGGTTCCACAACATCTCTTCAATGGAGTGGCTTTCTTTCAGGCTAAACATGCTGTCCAACTTTGtctttgccttttctttgactctgCTAGTGAGCCTTCCTGAAGGTTTCATAAACCCAA GCATTGCTGGACTTGCGGTGACTTATGCATTGAACCTCAACTCGCAGCTGGCATCCATAATTTGGAACATTTGCAACACAGAAAACAAAATGATATCGGTTGAAAGAATAATGCAGTACTCAAGGATCCCTAGCGAGGCTCCTCTAGTAGTTGACTACTACCGCCCACCAATCACCTGGCCAGAAGCTGGAACTATCAATATAAGATCCTTGGAG GTTAGATATGCAGAGCATCTGCCATCCATTTTGAGAAACATATCATGCACAATTCCAGGAAGGAAGAAGGTGGGGATTGTAGGACGTACTGGTAGCGGAAAGTCAACTTTTATCCAAGCACTTTTCCGGATCGTTGAACCAAGGGAAGGAACAATCGAAATCGACAATGTTGACATCTGCAAAATAGGGCTGCATGATTTACGAGGCAGAATTAGCATCATCCCACAGGATCCAACCATGTTTGAGGGAACAGTCAGAGGGAATCTGGATCCACTGAACGAGTACTCTGATCAACGCGTGTGGAAG ATCTTGGGCAAATGCCAGCTTGGTGATATAGTTCGGCAAAGCCCAAAGAAGCTGGACTCAGCAG TTGTCGAGAATGGGGAAAATTGGAGTGTCGGACAGAGGCAACTCTTTTGCCTTGGTCGGGTTCTGCTAAAGCGAAGCAATGTCCTCGTGCTCGATGAGGCAACTGCTTCAGTTGATTCCACTACTGATGCAATTATCCAAGAAACTATTCGCGAGGAGTTCGGGAATTGCACAGTCTTGACGATAGCACACAGAATTCACACAGTAATTGACAGTGATCTCATTCTTGTCTTCAGTGAAG GAAGAATTATAGAATACGACACACCATCAAAATTACTGGAGAACGAGAGCTCTGAATTCTCCAGACTCATAAAGGAGTACTCGCGGCGATCCCACGGCTTCAATAGTATAGCAAACAGTTGA